A single region of the Amphiura filiformis chromosome 7, Afil_fr2py, whole genome shotgun sequence genome encodes:
- the LOC140156680 gene encoding uncharacterized protein — protein sequence MDQSKTQESDTPEHGVIKEGSVHVTLDEKSKASTGDAECNKNNGTAVEMQDAADDSVAENQKDEENDTEESKQSHDLSVDTGKSHDLSGDTGDLAFDLSHESCDLTLEKHGREDVSGTDAIHDRAHDLSRAHDPLEEKQVNMTLDQGKETYFETSEEKVVAEDNIVERQIMINNSTEKEVNKDVVDIGKIEDEQDDDETCDTQENNNKKTNKRRSRRQTPSWSTLLFRPPEKTKSELKKSRKAKSVVNVRYVCRYCRKTYSTPGSVKDHMYIHAGKKRYQCQFCGETFMHRKERNTHIIVDHDQDQTELKYDSEMQYPSKETVWHCDECDLIFKTLKRLRDHLAQEHPDLICNRFEASLDSACGEAGEKEVVPKRMPKKQPKVLQQKIKVEQEEIKENPILWRCNLCTNQRQFLSARELRKHMTRAHVHAVGEQLTANFGILSMELGNLSLSCGKTLDLLEKLMTLCQKESSEEGVSTRGYDADYGVQLGNSTEVDENDDDGCQDDDDDGNDDDDEDYISVAFEKRVRPPKSTMHHKKSNSKSAHIAKKKYKGTGIRYRCSYCKKTFGRVSTLRDHLYLHSGEKRFKCPHCELYLMNRGAVHHHVKNEHQGMPFDDAEFSQRQRPSQEVVWLCDVCDSTSEKLYQLKSHVKVEHKREDCDVFEAKFRTQLKRDMKLLPLKWRSEVMDSELVTNNENQGYHSNDRDKVCGDESGDSNDTIDVSLKATDEVDENEKTECDRNAGSSIDLIDEESEACLTKMYKRKVGFRCRYCQKIYTTVSSVRDHLYVHTDEKRYKCLYCDIPIKARGSLSNHMRQYHADAPPILETSQKEKQKPAKEMVWVCTYCAKSFPTLARVRVHTLEQHGVSRCSIFEVSFSDEFESKVSWCIPSVPKRVAQELVKKVDDNNWTYKMPDDCDYICKYCDHISARVSTLKDHLCSLHAENPSYKCFYCDQVFKNRAMRSNHCRDLHPKEVRHKKNLGKESWQILPSQMLVWECMECKQMFNVVNRLRYHMKESHNSADCKTFTAGLKEREDLTSGNLAPSFDCKFCGKSYDCPSKVQRHETTLHRLKIPRYRCDICRKTFQTDKSLLTHKNKFHADWVSDEKPDPSALTDMRIQHLCKYCGKVFDRKCTLTFHEKVHSQGRKFHCNQCPRRFLSQHVLSKHQKRVHINPPAKPKKDHLCQYCGKSFTQQKVLDSHVNIHLGIRPFQCKACHHTFPSRRRLSKHIWATKCKQMLGNRDKKVLQHKNVGQNPSGSSSKKHKNISAPTASAPDRPEGLIELPSQQRRDHEQDDHSLSHAISMANNVIDQSPPVHVDFRQAWAVPEHHQLASVYMPVTQWRN from the coding sequence ATGGATCAAAGTAAGACTCAAGAATCGGATACTCCAGAGCATGGGGTTATCAAGGAGGGCTCTGTACATGTAACTTTGGATGAAAAATCAAAAGCTTCAACAGGAGATGCGGAGTGTAATAAAAACAATGGCACTGCTGTTGAGATGCAAGACGCAGCAGATGATTCAGTAGCGGAGAATCAAAAAGATGAAGAAAATGATACAGAAGAAAGTAAACAATCACATGACTTGTCAGTTGATACAGGAAAGTCACATGACTTGTCAGGTGATACAGGTGATTTGGCTTTTGATTTGAGTCATGAATCATGTGATCTAACGCTAGAAAAACATGGAAGAGAAGATGTTTCGGGAACAGATGCAATTCATGATCGGGCTCATGATCTGAGTCGGGCTCATGACCCACTTGAAGAAAAACAAGTGAATATGACTCTGGATCAGGGTAAAGAAACTTATTTTGAAACTTCTGAGGAAAAGGTTGTTGCAGAAGACAACATTGTTGAGAGACAAATCATGATAAATAACTCAACGGAGAAAGAAGTAAACAAAGATGTTGTTGATATCGGTAAGATTGAAGATGAACAAGACGATGATGAGACATgtgacacacaagaaaataataataaaaaaacaaacaaacgtagATCCAGAAGACAAACACCAAGCTGGAGTACTTTATTGTTTAGGCCTCCAGAAAAAACAAAATCTGAACTCAAAAAATCAAGAAAGGCAAAAAGTGTTGTCAATGTACGCTATGTGTGTAGATATTGCAGGAAAACTTACAGTACCCCAGGCAGTGTGAAAGACCATATGTACATCCATGCAGGCAAGAAGCGGTATCAGTGTCAATTTTGTGGGGAGACATTTATGCATCGAAAAGAAAGAAACACTCACATAATTGTAGATCACGATCAGGACCAAACAGAATTGAAATATGATAGTGAGATGCAGTACCCATCTAAAGAAACAGTTTGGCATTGCGATGAATGTGATTTGATATTTAAAACACTGAAACGTCTTCGTGATCATCTAGCCCAGGAACATCCTGATTTGATATGTAACCGATTTGAAGCAAGTTTAGACAGTGCATGTGGGGAAGCTGGTGAAAAGGAAGTAGTTCCAAAGAGAATGCCAAAGAAGCAGCCAAAAGTCTTGCAACAAAAGATCAAAGTAGAGCAAGAGGAAATTAAAGAAAATCCCATTTTGTGGAGGTGTAATTTATGCACCAATCAAAGGCAATTTCTGAGTGCTAGGGAGCTCAGAAAGCATATGACGAGAGCACATGTTCATGCAGTTGGTGAGCAGTTGACGGCAAACTTTGGCATCCTTTCAATGGAACTAGGAAATTTGTCATTGTCTTGTGGTAAAACTCTTGATTTGCTTGAGAAATTGATGACATTATGCCAAAAAGAGAGTAGTGAGGAGGGTGTGAGTACTAGAGGGTATGATGCTGATTATGGTGTACAACTAGGAAATAGTACAGAAGTAGATGAAAATGACGATGATGGTTgtcaagatgatgatgatgatggtaatgatgacgatgatgaagacTACATAAGTGTTGCTTTCGAAAAAAGAGTTAGACCTCCAAAGTCGACCATGCATCACAAGAAGAGTAATAGCAAATCAGCTCATATTGCCAAGAAAAAATACAAGGGTACTGGCATCAGATATAGGTGTTCTTATTGTAAGAAAACCTTTGGCCGTGTTAGCACACTAAGAGATCACCTGTATTTACACTCGGGTGAAAAACGATTCAAATGTCCTCACTGCGAATTGTATCTCATGAACCGTGGAGCGGTGCATCATCACGTGAAAAATGAGCACCAGGGAATGCCGTTTGATGATGCTGAATTTAGTCAGCGACAACGACCATCTCAAGAAGTTGTTTGGCTATGTGATGTTTGTGATTCGACATCTGAGAAACTTTATCAACTCAAATCGCATGTTAAGGTGGAGCATAAACGAGAGGATTGCGATGTTTTTGAGGCCAAGTTTAGAACGCAGCTGAAACGAGATATGAAACTTTTACCATTGAAATGGAGATCAGAGGTAATGGATTCTGAATTAGTAACTAACAATGAGAACCAAGGTTACCATAGTAACGATAGGGATAAAGTTTGCGGAGATGAGTCAGGCGATTCAAATGACACTATTGATGTGTCGCTGAAAGCTACAGATGAGGTTGACGAGAATGAGAAAACAGAGTGTGACCGGAATGCAGGGTCATCTATTGATTTGATTGATGAAGAAAGTGAAGCATGCCTAACCAAAATGTACAAAAGAAAGGTGGGATTTAGATGTAGGTACTGCCAAAAAATATACACGACGGTAAGCTCTGTAAGAGATCATCTTTATGTGCACACAGATGAAAAACGCTACAAATGCTTGTATTGCGATATACCAATTAAAGCACGCGGTTCGTTATCAAACCACATGAGGCAGTACCATGCTGATGCACCACCAATTTTAGAAACATCGCAGAAAGAGAAACAAAAACCGGCAAAGGAAATGGTCTGGGTATGTACGTACTGCGCCAAATCATTTCCAACTTTAGCACGTGTTCGAGTTCATACGTTAGAACAGCACGGAGTATCTAGGTGTAGCATATTTGAAGTCAGTTTCAGCGATgaatttgaaagtaaagtcagTTGGTGCATTCCAAGTGTGCCAAAGCGAGTTGCTCAAGAATTAGTGAAAAAAGTTGACGATAACAATTGGACATATAAAATGCCGGACGACTGTGACTACATCTGCAAGTATTGCGACCATATTTCGGCTCGTGTTTCAACTTTGAAAGACCACTTGTGTTCCTTACATGCTGAGAATCCAAGCTATAAATGCTTCTATTGTGATCAAGTATTCAAGAATCGTGCAATGCGAAGTAACCATTGTAGAGATTTACATCCTAAAGAGGTCAGGCACAAGAAGAATCTCGGAAAAGAATCGTGGCAAATCTTACCATCACAAATGCTGGTGTGGGAATGTATGGAGTGCAAACAAATGTTCAATGTAGTAAACAGACTACGCTATCATATGAAAGAAAGTCATAATTCTGCTGATTGCAAGACATTCACAGCTGGCTTGAAGGAGCGTGAAGATCTGACTAGCGGTAACCTAGCTCCTAGTTTTGATTGTAAATTCTGTGGCAAGTCCTACGATTGCCCGAGTAAAGTTCAAAGACATGAAACGACGTTGCATCGGCTGAAAATCCCGCGCTATCGTTGCGACATCTGCAGGAAGACATTTCAGACGGATAAAAGTTTGTTAACGCACAAGAACAAGTTTCACGCTGATTGGGTTTCTGATGAAAAGCCTGATCCATCGGCGTTAACAGACATGCGAATCCAACATTTGTGCAAATACTGCGGTAAAGTATTTGACCGAAAATGCACGCTGACATTTCATGAAAAAGTTCACAGTCAAGGGAGGAAATTTCATTGTAATCAATGTCCAAGGCGATTCCTTAGCCAGCACGTGCTCTCAAAACATCAAAAGAGGGTTCATATTAATCCACCAGCAAAACCAAAGAAAGATCATCTCTGTCAGTATTGTGGTAAGTCATTTACACAACAGAAAGTTCTTGATAGTCACGTCAATATCCATCTTGGAATCAGACCATTCCAATGCAAAGCTTGCCATCACACATTTCCGAGTCGACGGAGACTTTCTAAACACATCTGGGCAACGAAATGCAAACAAATGCTTGGTAACCGGGATAAGAAGGTATTACAGCATAAAAATGTCGGACAAAACCCTAGTGGATCAAGTTCAAAGAAGCATAAGAATATATCCGCACCGACTGCATCCGCACCTGATAGGCCGGAGGGCTTGATAGAATTACCCTCTCAGCAACGGCGTGATCATGAACAAGACGATCACAGTCTGTCCCATGCAATATCAATGGCTAATAATGTAATTGATCAGTCTCCACCTGTACATGTTGACTTTAGACAGGCGTGGGCTGTCCCTGAACACCATCAGCTAGCAAGTGTGTACATGCCTGttacacagtggcgtaactag